DNA from Deltaproteobacteria bacterium:
GATTCGCGGCGACAAAGCGCATCCCGCGTCGCGCGGATATCTGTGCGAAAAGCCGCAGCGGCTCGACTACTACCAGAGCGGTCGCGACCGTCTGAGCGCGCCGCTGCGCCGCCGGGCCGACTGCAGCTTCGAGACGATCGACTGGGCCACGGCGATCCGCGAGGTCGCATCGAAGCTCGCGGCGATTCGCGACGCACACGGCGGCGAGACCATCTTTCACTACGGGGGCGGCGGCCAGGGCAATCATCTCGGCGGCGCGTACGGTCGCGCCACGCGCGCCGCGCTGGGTTCGCGCTACACCTCGAACGCGCTCGCGCAGGAAAAGACCGGCGAGTTCTGGGTGGACGGGCAGCTGTTCGGCAAGCCGCGCTGCCACACCTGCCCCGACATCGAGCACGCCGAGGTCGCGGTCTTCGTGGGCAAGAATCCGTGGCATTCGCACGGATTTCCGCGCGCGCGAAAACTGCTGAACGACATTGCGGCAGACCCGACGCGCACACTCGTCGTCATCGATCCGCGCCGCACGGAGACGACCGAGATGGCCGATTTCCATTTGCAGGTGAAGCCCGGGCGCGACGCATGGCTGCTGGCCGCGATGGCCGAGATGCTGATTCGCGACGATTTCGTCGACCGCGAATTTCTCGCGACCCACGGTAACGGATTCGACGAACTTACCACACTGCTCGGCGAGATCGACATCTCACGCTATCTCGCGATCGCGGGTGTCGAGGCGTCGCTCGTCGAGACCGTCGTGCGCCGCATCTCGGGCGCGGCGAGCGTGTCCGTGCTCGAGGACCTCGGCATTCAGCAGGCACCCCACAGCACACTCGGTTCGTGGCTCGAAAAACTGCTCTATCTGCTCACGGGGAACTTTGCGAAGCGCGGCGCGATGAACATCCACTCGCGGTTCGCGAGCCTGGGCGGCGGGGGCGGCGCGAAGACTGCCGGCTCGCCCGTGGGCGGCCATCGACTCATCGGCGGGCTCGTGCCGTGCAATGTGATTCCCGACGAAATCCTGACCGATCACCCGGCGCGTTTTCGCGCGATGATCGTCGAGAGCGCGAACCCGGCGCACTCGCTGGCCGACAGCCCGCGTATGCGCGAGGCGCTCGGCGCGCTCGAATGCCTCGTCGTCATCGACGTCGCGATGACCGAAACGGCGCGTCTCGCGCACTACGTGCTCCCCGTGTCGAGCCAATACGAAAAGTGGGAGTGCACGTTCTTCAACCTGGAATTTCCGGAGAACGTGTTCCATCTGCGTCGCCCGGTTTTCGATCCGCTGCCGGGCACGCTGACGGAAGGCGAGATCCACACACGGCTCGTGAGGCACCTCGGCGTACTCGACGGACTGCCTCTCGACGAACTGCGCGCCGCGGCCAAAAACGGTCTTGCCGATTTCGGCATGGCGTTTCTTGGCGCGACAATGCAAAACCCGACGATCATGAACCTCGCGCCGGTGGTACTGCGCGAGACGCTCGGATCGGCGCTGCCGGAAGGCGCGACCGACGCGGCGGTGATCTGGGGACTCGCACAAACATGCGCCCAGACCTACCCCGACGCCGTGCGCCGCGCGGGCGTCGCGGGGGACGACCCGCTGGAGCTGGGCAACGCGCTGTTTCGCGCGGTGATGGACGCGCCGTCCGGCCTCATCTTCACCGTCGACGAACCCGATGCGACGTGGCAGCGCGTCGAGACGCCCGACCGGCGCATCCGCCTCGTGGTGCCGGAACTCGTCGACGAGCTGCGTTCGCTGGCGACCGAAGATCCGAGCGCCGCGGATGGCGAATTCCCGTTCATCCTTGCGGCGGGCGAGCGGCGAGGCTCGACGGCGAATACCGTGTATCGCGATCCCGACTGGCGACGCGAAGACCGCGAAGGCGCGCTGCGCGTCAGCCCCGAGGATGCCTCGCGGCTCGGCCTTGCCGACGGCGCGCGGGCGGCGATTGTCACGAAGCGGGGCCGCGCGGTGGCGGTAGTGCGGATCTCGGACACGCTGCGGCCCGGACACATCACGCTGCCCAACGGCCAAGGGCTCATGTTTGACGACGGGACGCACGTCGGAGTCGCGCCCAACGAACTGACGAGCGGGGCCGATCGCGATCCCATCGCGGGAACGCCGTGGCACAAGCACGTTCACGCGAGGATCGAACCCATCGCGCCGTAAGTCGCTCGGTCACGGCCAGAACGTGTGCGTGACGCGCTCAGGGTGATGGTTCGTTTCGAGGTAGTGCCACAGTTCGGATTCGCCGAAGAACACCGCGCCGAAGAACGCCGTGATGTACGGGCTCATCATCTCGTTCATCTCGGCGGGCGTTGGGTTCGTGAACAGTTCGTCCGAACCGATGCGCGTTTCCTCGCCGCAGCCGTTGCCGTCGGCGGCGAGCCAAGGTGAGAACACGCACAGATCGCTGAACGCAAAGTGCCCCGTGTCGGCGAACGCCAGCTCGATCTTCGGCGTAGGCATCTGGTCGCGATACGCGTCGTGAAACGCGCCGAAGGGCGCCATGATCTTGTCCTGCCCGCCGCGCAGAAAGAGCGACGGCGCGGTCACCTCTTCGGGGACGCCGGGCAGCCCGAACGCCGCGAGCTGCACCATAGCGCGGGCGCGCGGCTCGTGCTTGATCGTCTCGCTCACCGTGAATCCGCCGAACGAGTGCCCGATGATACCGACGCGATCCGCGTCGATGCGCCCCTCGAAGGGCACGGGCGGCGACTGCGTGAACACGTCGATCAGGAAACGCACATCGGCGACGCGCTCGAAGATCGTAAACGGAACGTCGAGCAGCGAGAAGCCGATGATGCCGTCGGGAAACGGCGCGACGAGGGCGTTGCAGGTGTGATCGGGGCTCACCACCACGTAGCCGTGACTCGCGAG
Protein-coding regions in this window:
- a CDS encoding molybdopterin-dependent oxidoreductase, producing the protein MTADWKPTACVLCSINCGLLVQPEGRRIAKIRGDKAHPASRGYLCEKPQRLDYYQSGRDRLSAPLRRRADCSFETIDWATAIREVASKLAAIRDAHGGETIFHYGGGGQGNHLGGAYGRATRAALGSRYTSNALAQEKTGEFWVDGQLFGKPRCHTCPDIEHAEVAVFVGKNPWHSHGFPRARKLLNDIAADPTRTLVVIDPRRTETTEMADFHLQVKPGRDAWLLAAMAEMLIRDDFVDREFLATHGNGFDELTTLLGEIDISRYLAIAGVEASLVETVVRRISGAASVSVLEDLGIQQAPHSTLGSWLEKLLYLLTGNFAKRGAMNIHSRFASLGGGGGAKTAGSPVGGHRLIGGLVPCNVIPDEILTDHPARFRAMIVESANPAHSLADSPRMREALGALECLVVIDVAMTETARLAHYVLPVSSQYEKWECTFFNLEFPENVFHLRRPVFDPLPGTLTEGEIHTRLVRHLGVLDGLPLDELRAAAKNGLADFGMAFLGATMQNPTIMNLAPVVLRETLGSALPEGATDAAVIWGLAQTCAQTYPDAVRRAGVAGDDPLELGNALFRAVMDAPSGLIFTVDEPDATWQRVETPDRRIRLVVPELVDELRSLATEDPSAADGEFPFILAAGERRGSTANTVYRDPDWRREDREGALRVSPEDASRLGLADGARAAIVTKRGRAVAVVRISDTLRPGHITLPNGQGLMFDDGTHVGVAPNELTSGADRDPIAGTPWHKHVHARIEPIAP
- a CDS encoding alpha/beta fold hydrolase, which produces MLNTKLFLCAALVFATAMCGCDSDDDDADSIGTEPVDDDAMDDDSAADDDADDDADDDGLPVDPFRYPGRPGPYPVGNTSYFLEDETRALGCGEGNRRLVVEVWYPASDDADAYPENTLYDFFLDQQEEAIAAFAEHGDLPPPDNYPTGSYRDAPLRDKPAAMPLIVFSHGFTSSRFQNYSTANRLASHGYVVVSPDHTCNALVAPFPDGIIGFSLLDVPFTIFERVADVRFLIDVFTQSPPVPFEGRIDADRVGIIGHSFGGFTVSETIKHEPRARAMVQLAAFGLPGVPEEVTAPSLFLRGGQDKIMAPFGAFHDAYRDQMPTPKIELAFADTGHFAFSDLCVFSPWLAADGNGCGEETRIGSDELFTNPTPAEMNEMMSPYITAFFGAVFFGESELWHYLETNHHPERVTHTFWP